TGCTACTATCGCCAGATCCCCGATGTGACGCGCGAGCAAAGCATGACTCGCCGCTCGATTGCTGCGTTCAATGAGGTGGTCGAACGGTACCCCGATTCCGAATATGTCGAGGATTCCAAGCAGAAAATCCGCTTCGGCCGCGATCAGCTTGCCGGCAAGGAAATGCAGGTTGGCCGTTACTATCTCGAGCGCAAGGAATATCTGGCAGCGATCAAGCGCTTCCGCGGCGTTGTCGAGCAATATTCGAATACGCGGCAGGTGGAGGAAGCCTTGGCCCGTCTGGTCGAAGCCTATTACGCCCTGGGTATCACCAACGAAGCCCAGACAGCGGCGGCCGTTCTCGGCCAGAATTATCCGGATAGCGAGTGGTACAAGGACAGCTATAAGCTGCTGCAAAGTGGCGGGCTTGAACCTCGGCAGAATTCCGGCTCATGGCTATCG
This is a stretch of genomic DNA from Phyllobacterium zundukense. It encodes these proteins:
- a CDS encoding outer membrane protein assembly factor BamD; its protein translation is MAFLLLPVASAIAISGCASKDDDIDLNAYVDTIEPADVLYNQALANLNSGRLDEAAKKFDAVDRQHPYSEFARKSLVMGAFANYRAGKYDEAVAMTKRYIALYPTQPEAAYAYYITGLCYYRQIPDVTREQSMTRRSIAAFNEVVERYPDSEYVEDSKQKIRFGRDQLAGKEMQVGRYYLERKEYLAAIKRFRGVVEQYSNTRQVEEALARLVEAYYALGITNEAQTAAAVLGQNYPDSEWYKDSYKLLQSGGLEPRQNSGSWLSKAAEAITGGKDGV